A portion of the Coturnix japonica isolate 7356 chromosome 4, Coturnix japonica 2.1, whole genome shotgun sequence genome contains these proteins:
- the NPFFR2 gene encoding neuropeptide FF receptor 2 — protein sequence MSKETDSNSSFDWSHLLSYNETYKYLYLEGNVSYVDYYHHQPSVAAVFIISYLLIFLLCMAGNGVVCYIVLKSKHMRTVTNLFILNLAVSDLLVGIFCMPTTLLDNIIAGWPFGSMVCKMSGMVQGISVSASIFTLVAIAVDRFRCIVYPFKQKLTTSTAVIIITVIWILAIAIMCPSAVMLQVEEEKHIRVILGYGNETRPVYWCRENWPNPGMRKIYTTVLFANIYLAPLSLIVIMYARIGIALFNTAVPTVGKHSQEQRHTVSKKKQKVIKMLIIVALLFTLSWLPLWTLMMLSDYANLSDIQLQIINIYIYPFAHWLAFFNSSANPIIYGFFNENFRRGFQAAFKLQLCSKDIIHREVYSQRGQSNAILPAANYQTPQDQACQNVKAERKPVRKGNWMNNQQDLMMEDLE from the exons ATGAGTAAAGAAACTGACTCAAATTCTTCATTCGATTGGTCTCATCTGCTAAGTTATAATGAGACATACAAGTACCTCTACTTAGAAGGCAATGTCTCCTATGTGGACTACTACCATCATCAGCCCTCGGTGGCAGCTGTCTTCATCATCTCTTACCTCCTCATCTTCCTGCTCTGTATGGCTGGCAACGGAGTAGTCTGCTACATTGTTCTGAAGAGCAAGCATATGCGAACAGTCACAAATCTTTTCATCTTAAACCTGGCTGTCAGCGATCTACTGGTGGGAATCTTCTGCATGCCCACCACACTCCTGGACAACATCATTGCAG GATGGCCATTTGGGAGCATGGTTTGCAAGATGAGTGGGATGGTCCAAGGAATCTCTGTCTCTGCCTCCATCTTCACTCTGGTTGCAATTGCTGTAGACAG GTTTCGATGCATCGTTTATCCATTTAAGCAGAAGCTGACCACTTCAACTGCTGTCATCATTATAACAGTCATCTGGATTCTGGCCATTGCAATCATGTGTCCTTCAGCAGTCATGTTGCAGGTGGAAGAAGAGAAGCATATAAGAGTCATCCTTGGCTATGGCAATGAAACCCGCCCTGTATATTGGTGCCGGGAGAACTGGCCTAACCCAGGAATGAGAAAGATCTATACAACGGTTCTGTTTGCCAATATCTATCTTGCCCCCTTGTCACTCATTGTTATTATGTATGCTAGGATAGGCATTGCTCTCTTCAATACAGCAGTGCCTACAGTGGGAAAGCACAGCCAGGAGCAGCGACACACTGTGtccaagaagaaacaaaaagtcatCAAAATGCTCATTATTGTGGCTTTGCTTTTCACCCTGTCCTGGCTTCCACTGTGGACTCTGATGATGCTTTCAGACTACGCCAACCTGTCAGATATCCAGCTGCAGATCATCAACATTTATATCTATCCCTTTGCCCACTGGCTGGCTTTCTTCAACAGCAGCGCCAACCCCATCATCTACGgtttctttaatgaaaactttCGCAGAGGCTTTCAGGCAGCCTTTAAACTTCAGCTCTGCTCTAAGGACATCATTCACAGGGAGGTCTACTCACAGCGAGGCCAAAGTAACGCCATTTTGCCAGCTGCCAACTACCAAACACCCCAGGATCAAGCTTGTCAAAATgtcaaagcagagagaaagccAGTTAGGAAAGGAAACTGGATGAATAACCAGCAGGATTTGATGATGGAGGATCTTGAATAG